A region of Allocoleopsis franciscana PCC 7113 DNA encodes the following proteins:
- a CDS encoding metallophosphoesterase family protein has translation MSLNRRKFLFLTSLSVFGVAIFSKLLRSQTPEVTNISPTNTDNLASDKADALIQPVEGPPLLRFVSVADTGTGAVGQYAVAAAMTRYHQLNPYDLVILAGDNIYNNGEMEKIGAVFEKPYQGLLQQGVKFQACLGNHDIRTGNGDDQVRYPGFNMSGRYYTFRRGDVQFFALDTNHNADWKAQLPWLEEELSRSNAPWKVVFGHHQIYSSGQYGLNQPFIKTLTPLFQKYRVQVYINGHEHNYERTRPIDGTTYLICGGGAGTRPVGRSKWTATAAERLSFAAYEVYRDRILISGIDTNNQVFDKGIIPLQAT, from the coding sequence ATGAGTCTTAACCGTCGTAAATTTCTGTTTTTGACTAGTTTGAGTGTTTTTGGTGTGGCGATTTTCAGTAAACTCCTCCGCAGTCAAACTCCTGAAGTTACAAATATCAGTCCGACAAATACCGACAATCTCGCGTCAGATAAGGCAGATGCCCTGATCCAACCTGTAGAAGGGCCGCCTCTACTACGCTTTGTCTCTGTTGCCGACACAGGCACGGGTGCCGTTGGACAATATGCGGTAGCGGCGGCAATGACTCGCTATCATCAGCTCAATCCTTACGATTTAGTGATTTTGGCGGGTGACAATATTTATAACAACGGCGAAATGGAAAAGATTGGTGCCGTATTTGAGAAGCCCTATCAAGGGTTACTCCAACAGGGGGTCAAATTTCAAGCTTGCCTCGGTAACCATGACATTCGTACCGGCAATGGTGACGATCAAGTCCGTTATCCTGGCTTTAATATGTCGGGGCGTTACTACACGTTTCGGCGGGGGGATGTGCAATTTTTTGCCTTGGATACGAATCACAATGCCGATTGGAAGGCTCAACTTCCTTGGTTAGAGGAAGAACTCAGCCGCAGTAATGCACCTTGGAAAGTGGTATTTGGACATCATCAGATTTACTCGTCCGGTCAGTATGGGCTGAATCAACCTTTCATTAAAACCCTAACGCCCCTATTCCAAAAATATCGCGTACAGGTTTATATCAATGGTCATGAACACAATTATGAGCGTACTCGTCCCATTGATGGCACGACCTATTTGATTTGTGGAGGTGGGGCTGGGACTCGTCCTGTAGGGCGATCAAAATGGACAGCGACTGCGGCTGAACGGCTGAGTTTTGCGGCGTATGAGGTGTATCGCGATCGCATCCTCATCAGTGGTATTGACACGAATAACCAAGTGTTTGACAAGGGAATTATTCCGTTGCAAGCGACGTGA
- a CDS encoding glycosyltransferase — MRKLYFLVPGTGGKFACGGLWAELKTLNLAQQVCSADVVTYRQREKDVLFLDDLLKQNHLEDVIFIISWGFDVAKLATKLKPYNVVYHAHSAGYGFSLPSSIPIITVSRNTMGYWGQKSPNSLIYYLPNQIADEFRNLHLERDIDVLVQARKSSEYLLQELIPALQQHCNVRVIDSYVEDLPGLFNRAKVYLYDSAEYWAQQRVSEGFGLQPLEALACGCQVFSSVNGGLSDYLDPGFNSYKIAAYSKEYDVQRMMKVVEQSVLIPLSEHFIEEYRTGNIIQRFKVIMEDINEFFDHKKQHQPNIKSLTSRHIAKSRIKRILGKLQQKYFNF; from the coding sequence GTGAGAAAGCTTTATTTTTTAGTCCCTGGAACCGGTGGTAAATTTGCCTGTGGTGGTCTTTGGGCAGAGTTAAAAACCCTGAATCTCGCTCAACAGGTTTGCAGTGCGGATGTGGTGACTTACCGCCAACGGGAAAAAGACGTACTTTTCCTCGATGACTTGCTGAAGCAAAACCATTTAGAGGATGTAATTTTTATCATTAGCTGGGGATTTGATGTTGCCAAACTCGCCACTAAGTTAAAGCCCTACAATGTTGTTTACCATGCTCACAGCGCTGGGTATGGATTCAGTCTCCCTTCCAGTATTCCCATCATTACCGTTAGCCGAAATACCATGGGATACTGGGGACAAAAGTCACCCAATTCCCTAATTTACTATTTGCCGAATCAGATTGCAGATGAGTTTCGTAATTTACATCTTGAGCGGGATATTGATGTTTTAGTTCAGGCTCGAAAGTCCTCTGAATATTTACTCCAAGAATTAATTCCAGCGTTGCAGCAGCACTGTAATGTTAGGGTGATTGATTCTTATGTAGAGGACTTGCCCGGACTGTTTAATCGAGCTAAGGTTTATCTTTATGACTCGGCTGAGTATTGGGCACAACAAAGGGTGAGTGAAGGGTTCGGTTTGCAACCGCTGGAAGCTCTTGCCTGTGGTTGTCAAGTTTTCTCTAGTGTCAATGGTGGACTGTCGGATTATTTAGACCCTGGATTTAATAGCTATAAAATTGCTGCTTATTCAAAAGAGTATGATGTGCAGCGCATGATGAAAGTCGTTGAACAATCAGTATTAATTCCTCTCTCGGAACATTTTATTGAAGAATATCGGACAGGAAATATAATTCAGCGATTTAAAGTGATTATGGAGGATATCAATGAATTTTTTGATCACAAAAAACAGCATCAACCCAATATCAAGAGCTTGACATCAAGGCATATTGCCAAATCAAGAATCAAGAGGATATTGGGCAAGCTACAACAGAAATACTTTAATTTTTAA
- a CDS encoding alpha/beta hydrolase, with translation MNWMECSRQGTFKSTDGLELYYQSWHPEGQVRAILVIVHGLGGHSGLYGNIVQHLIPKNYAVYACDLRGNGRSPGQRGYIKAWAEFREDLQAFVQLIRTQYPEQPLFLLGHSVGAVIVLDYVLRSPSEANDFQGVIALAPALGKIGVPPFKLALGRLLSRVCPRFSLSTSIDLSTASSDPAVIAAYTQDPWRHTQGNARFATEYLATVAWIQEHAADLQVPLLILHGGADQVALPEGGCAFFQRVTILDKERREYPGVYHEIQNDRNYQEMLTDLDNWLERHLPPQAS, from the coding sequence ATGAATTGGATGGAATGCTCTCGCCAAGGAACATTCAAGAGTACGGACGGGCTAGAGCTGTATTACCAAAGCTGGCATCCAGAGGGTCAGGTTCGAGCCATATTAGTCATTGTGCATGGACTCGGAGGACATAGCGGACTGTACGGTAATATAGTTCAGCACCTGATTCCTAAGAACTATGCAGTCTACGCCTGTGACCTACGGGGGAATGGACGCTCACCGGGTCAGCGAGGCTATATCAAAGCTTGGGCTGAGTTTCGAGAAGACTTGCAAGCCTTTGTGCAGTTGATTAGAACCCAGTATCCAGAACAACCCTTATTTCTGCTGGGGCATAGCGTGGGGGCGGTGATTGTTTTGGACTACGTCCTGCGTTCTCCCTCAGAAGCCAATGATTTCCAGGGTGTGATAGCCTTAGCACCAGCCCTAGGGAAGATTGGGGTTCCACCGTTTAAACTTGCTCTCGGACGACTACTGTCACGAGTGTGCCCTCGTTTTAGCCTGAGTACCAGCATTGACCTGAGTACAGCGTCAAGCGATCCGGCGGTGATTGCGGCATATACTCAAGATCCATGGCGGCATACTCAAGGCAATGCTCGTTTCGCTACAGAGTATTTAGCCACAGTTGCCTGGATTCAAGAACATGCGGCGGATTTGCAAGTGCCGCTCCTGATTCTCCACGGTGGAGCAGACCAAGTGGCTCTACCGGAGGGAGGGTGTGCTTTTTTCCAACGAGTGACCATCCTGGATAAGGAACGACGGGAGTATCCTGGGGTGTATCACGAGATTCAAAACGATCGCAATTACCAAGAAATGCTAACCGACCTGGACAATTGGCTGGAGCGCCACCTACCTCCCCAAGCCTCATAG
- a CDS encoding 1-acyl-sn-glycerol-3-phosphate acyltransferase, whose translation MSDSIQHAQPPLAFIPPRLNPLVLRIVQWLLPILLRFRLRRWLPAGISHIEAENVKVLVDLYQQFQAGKIRFLMAFHHPEVEDPLSMFYLINRAVPRAARQLGIRLQYPTHSYFVYERGMTLWAGDWLGWMFSRIGGIPIHRGKHLDWSGMRTARDVFVNGTLPIGIAPEGATNGHSEIISPLEPGVAQLGFWCAESLHKANRPEQVFIVPIGIRYHYAEPPWSNLDKLLSQMEADSGLSVQQIDPSAVDNREKIYYQRLLRLGEYLLSEMEEFYRRFYHQNLPELTGMESNPSTHSNQLLLARLQRLLDTALQVAEEYFGLKSQGTVIDRCRRLEEAGWSNIYREDIPDLNTLAPFKRGLADWVAQESERHMRHMRLVESFVAVTSTYVQEKPTAERFAETTLLMFDFISRIKEKKIPRRPRLGWRQVRMTVGEPICVNDRWSTYHSSRQAARQSVTDLTQDLQKALEKLISV comes from the coding sequence TTGTCCGATTCGATTCAGCACGCTCAACCCCCACTAGCATTTATTCCACCACGCTTGAACCCACTTGTCCTGCGGATTGTTCAGTGGTTGCTGCCCATCTTGCTGAGGTTCCGGCTTCGGCGCTGGTTACCGGCTGGTATTTCACACATTGAAGCGGAAAATGTCAAGGTTTTGGTCGATCTTTACCAACAATTTCAAGCTGGCAAAATTCGCTTTTTGATGGCATTTCACCATCCTGAAGTTGAAGACCCACTGTCTATGTTTTACCTGATTAATCGTGCCGTGCCACGGGCTGCACGTCAGTTAGGGATTCGGCTACAATACCCAACTCATAGTTACTTTGTTTATGAACGGGGTATGACGCTGTGGGCGGGAGACTGGCTTGGTTGGATGTTTTCTCGGATTGGAGGGATTCCCATTCATCGAGGCAAGCATCTCGATTGGAGTGGGATGCGAACAGCCCGGGACGTGTTTGTGAATGGCACATTACCGATCGGAATAGCCCCAGAAGGAGCCACTAATGGTCATAGTGAAATTATTAGTCCCTTAGAACCCGGTGTTGCCCAATTGGGATTTTGGTGTGCGGAAAGTTTGCACAAAGCGAATCGTCCTGAGCAAGTTTTTATTGTGCCGATCGGCATTCGCTATCATTATGCTGAACCGCCTTGGTCAAACCTGGATAAGCTGTTGAGTCAAATGGAAGCAGATAGCGGTTTGTCGGTGCAGCAAATCGATCCGTCAGCCGTTGATAACCGAGAAAAAATTTACTATCAGCGCCTCTTGCGCCTCGGTGAATATCTCCTGTCCGAGATGGAAGAGTTTTATCGGCGGTTCTACCATCAAAATCTGCCAGAACTGACAGGGATGGAGAGTAACCCCTCCACTCATTCCAATCAGTTGCTGTTGGCGCGACTTCAGCGCTTACTGGATACAGCGTTACAAGTGGCTGAAGAGTATTTTGGACTCAAGTCGCAGGGAACTGTGATTGATCGCTGTCGCCGCTTGGAGGAGGCGGGTTGGAGTAATATCTATCGCGAAGATATACCGGATTTAAATACGTTAGCCCCCTTCAAACGGGGTTTAGCCGACTGGGTGGCCCAAGAATCCGAACGGCACATGCGGCACATGCGTTTGGTGGAAAGTTTTGTGGCAGTCACGAGTACCTATGTCCAGGAAAAGCCAACGGCTGAACGCTTTGCAGAAACGACACTTTTAATGTTTGATTTCATTTCCCGGATTAAGGAGAAAAAAATACCCCGTCGTCCTCGGTTGGGTTGGCGGCAAGTCAGGATGACAGTAGGGGAACCGATTTGTGTGAACGATCGCTGGTCAACTTATCACAGCAGTCGTCAAGCTGCAAGGCAATCAGTTACTGACTTAACGCAAGATTTGCAAAAGGCTTTAGAGAAGTTGATTTCTGTGTAG
- a CDS encoding PKD domain-containing protein, whose translation MHSSCLKKQSTRLVGTMFILLGSAAASQATTLTGYATYGNMMSGMRVTANFLDGSSQTLTWGATDAISGGVFSNTWSLTQSGNTYAPDNSNPEAAAWILTNYGAGITSLVIDAIPGNTVFDNVYEVNTPLQTPGSERGWPFQVVSGLGPSSFNFSTPIDISYGDLFGKLSLYWNTGFTGILRFFADADSGTSSDPVRPRDPVEYNSPPTVYFAAPTIYEGQSASTVVQATDPGAEAITFLLNGGNIGTDYTQAGVRQVGVNFGTFLDNGNYTYTAQARDEGGNYSLPVTSTLSVLNLPPTITGVNIPTIYEGQSALAYISATDPGADAVNFYLNGNYVGTDFNTSGTRAVSTNLGYFADNGYIPYTASALDKDGAWSEPVASGLSVLNVAPTLTSFDLAEYVINEGQSVTALLTATDPGADAQTFFINGVNIGTDLQISGTRAATTNLGSFATGTYTFTGLAQDKDGAWSNPIERTLIVSNVAPTITQVTQNLVAKANDFFDFAVSAVDPGKDSTVLTYEWDLNGDGLFDDFVGAAGQWTFPDYGNYKVAVRVSDGDGGYAYGSFDVESVPEPSSALGVFLFSAGGAAALWKRKQPPKSNNQG comes from the coding sequence ATGCATAGCTCTTGCTTAAAAAAACAATCAACCCGTCTAGTTGGGACGATGTTCATCCTCCTAGGATCAGCCGCTGCCTCACAAGCAACAACCCTGACGGGCTATGCCACTTACGGCAATATGATGAGCGGGATGCGGGTAACGGCTAATTTCTTGGATGGCTCTTCCCAAACTCTAACTTGGGGTGCTACTGATGCAATATCAGGAGGAGTTTTTAGCAATACCTGGTCTTTAACTCAATCCGGTAATACCTACGCACCCGATAATTCCAATCCAGAGGCAGCGGCCTGGATTTTAACCAATTATGGTGCAGGGATTACCTCTTTGGTGATTGATGCCATTCCGGGAAACACCGTTTTTGATAATGTGTATGAAGTGAACACTCCCCTACAAACACCTGGTTCAGAAAGGGGTTGGCCTTTTCAGGTTGTTTCTGGATTAGGCCCAAGTTCCTTTAATTTCTCAACCCCCATCGATATCTCCTATGGAGACTTGTTTGGAAAACTGTCACTCTATTGGAACACTGGATTTACAGGAATCCTGAGATTTTTTGCCGATGCCGATAGCGGTACTAGCAGTGACCCCGTTAGACCCAGAGACCCAGTCGAGTACAATTCTCCGCCAACGGTCTATTTCGCGGCACCTACCATCTACGAAGGTCAATCTGCATCAACTGTGGTACAGGCGACCGATCCTGGTGCAGAGGCCATTACATTTTTACTCAACGGTGGCAATATTGGCACGGACTACACCCAGGCAGGCGTCCGTCAAGTTGGCGTTAATTTTGGCACCTTTCTCGATAATGGCAATTACACTTATACAGCTCAAGCGAGGGATGAGGGCGGCAATTACAGCCTGCCTGTGACGAGTACGCTCAGCGTCTTAAACCTGCCTCCCACCATCACCGGTGTTAACATCCCGACTATTTATGAAGGCCAATCAGCGTTAGCGTATATCTCTGCCACTGATCCAGGTGCTGACGCCGTCAACTTTTACCTGAACGGGAATTATGTCGGTACTGACTTTAATACTTCAGGAACTCGCGCCGTTAGTACCAACTTAGGATACTTTGCGGATAATGGTTACATTCCCTATACAGCTAGCGCTTTAGATAAAGATGGAGCTTGGAGCGAGCCAGTTGCCAGTGGACTGAGTGTCTTAAATGTAGCTCCAACCCTAACGAGTTTCGACCTGGCAGAGTATGTGATTAATGAAGGTCAATCGGTAACTGCCCTATTGACGGCTACTGATCCAGGCGCAGACGCGCAAACATTTTTTATTAATGGGGTTAATATCGGCACTGATTTGCAAATTTCCGGCACTCGTGCAGCGACAACAAACCTCGGCTCCTTTGCCACGGGTACCTATACCTTCACGGGTTTAGCACAAGATAAAGATGGGGCTTGGAGTAATCCCATTGAAAGAACGCTAATCGTTTCAAATGTTGCTCCAACCATCACTCAAGTCACTCAGAACTTAGTGGCAAAAGCCAACGATTTCTTTGATTTTGCAGTATCCGCCGTTGATCCCGGTAAGGATAGTACGGTTCTCACCTACGAGTGGGATTTGAATGGAGATGGCTTATTTGATGACTTTGTCGGTGCGGCTGGGCAGTGGACTTTTCCCGACTACGGTAACTATAAAGTGGCAGTACGAGTCTCGGATGGGGATGGCGGTTATGCTTACGGTTCCTTTGACGTAGAAAGCGTTCCTGAACCGAGTTCGGCGCTGGGTGTATTCCTGTTTAGTGCTGGTGGTGCCGCTGCCTTATGGAAGCGTAAGCAGCCACCCAAAAGCAACAATCAAGGATGA
- a CDS encoding sucrose synthase: MINLIQDVLESDERSDLRQFASQLRASDKRYLLRNDILAAFSEYCASHKKPEHFFQHSQLGQLVYYTQEIILDSESLYLLIRPKIASQEVYRVLEDLTVESVTVQELLDLRDRFVNHYHPTEGDVLELDFQPFYDYSPTIRDPKNIGKGVRFLNRYLSSKLFQDPRQWLESLYTFLRVHQFQGTQLLINGRIQNQQQLSDQVKRALQFVSDRPDDESFAEFRFKLQEMGFEAGWGNTASRVRDTLEILDELLDSPNDEGLEKFISRIPMIFRIVLVSIHGWFGQEGVLGRPDTGGQVVYVLDQARSLEKQLQEDIKLAGLEGLGVQPKVIILSRLIQNSDGTRCNERLEKVHGTDNAWILRVPFREFNPNVTQNWISRFEIWPYLETYAIDAEKELLAEFQGRPDLIVGNYTDGNLVAFLLARKLQVTQCIVAHALEKSKYLFSNLYWQELEDKYHFSLQFTADLIAMNATNFVISSTYQEIVGTPDSVGQYESYKCFTMPDLYHVVNGIELFSPKFNVVPPGVNENVYFPYTRTEDRVPSAIERLEEMLFTQEDPAHIFGKLDDPTKRPLFSMARLDRIKNMTGLAEIFGKSKELQERCNLILVAGKLRVEESDDNEEKDEIVKLYRIIDEYNLHGKIRWLGVRLPKGDSGEIYRVIADHRGIFVQPALFEAFGLTILESMITGLPTLATQFGGPLEIIQNKVNGFLINPTDHEGTAEKILDFVSKCDQNPNYWEEISNKGMERVYTTYTWKIHTTRLLSLARIYGFWNYTSKENREDMLRYIETLFYLIYKPRAKQILEEHMHR; encoded by the coding sequence ATGATCAATCTGATCCAGGACGTTCTTGAAAGTGACGAGAGAAGCGATCTCAGGCAGTTCGCTAGCCAGTTACGTGCCTCAGATAAACGGTATCTACTGCGAAACGATATTCTTGCTGCTTTTAGTGAATACTGCGCTAGCCACAAAAAACCGGAACATTTTTTTCAGCATTCCCAGCTAGGACAGCTGGTGTATTATACCCAGGAAATCATTCTCGATAGTGAGAGCCTCTACCTGCTGATCCGACCGAAGATTGCTTCTCAAGAGGTCTACCGGGTTTTAGAAGACTTGACGGTTGAGTCGGTCACGGTACAAGAACTGCTGGATCTGCGCGATCGCTTCGTCAATCACTACCATCCCACGGAAGGGGACGTTCTCGAACTCGATTTCCAGCCTTTCTATGACTACAGTCCAACCATTCGCGACCCCAAAAACATCGGTAAGGGCGTTCGCTTCCTCAACCGCTACCTGTCGAGTAAGCTGTTTCAAGACCCCCGGCAGTGGTTGGAGTCGTTGTATACGTTCCTGAGGGTGCATCAGTTCCAGGGCACACAACTGCTGATTAATGGGCGAATTCAAAACCAACAACAACTTTCAGATCAGGTGAAGCGGGCGCTACAATTTGTGAGCGATCGCCCCGATGATGAGTCTTTTGCAGAATTTCGCTTTAAACTCCAAGAAATGGGCTTTGAAGCGGGATGGGGTAATACAGCCTCTCGTGTGCGGGATACGCTAGAAATTCTCGATGAACTGCTGGACTCTCCCAATGATGAGGGACTCGAAAAGTTCATCTCTCGCATCCCGATGATCTTTCGCATCGTCCTTGTCTCTATCCACGGTTGGTTTGGGCAAGAAGGCGTTTTAGGGCGTCCTGATACTGGCGGTCAAGTTGTATACGTCCTCGACCAAGCCAGGAGTTTAGAGAAGCAGTTACAAGAAGATATTAAACTGGCGGGATTAGAAGGATTGGGCGTTCAGCCCAAAGTCATCATCCTCAGTCGCCTAATTCAGAATAGTGATGGTACACGGTGCAACGAACGCCTGGAAAAAGTTCACGGCACGGATAATGCTTGGATTTTGCGGGTGCCGTTCCGGGAATTCAATCCCAACGTCACCCAAAACTGGATCTCACGGTTTGAAATTTGGCCTTACTTGGAAACTTATGCCATTGATGCGGAAAAAGAACTTTTGGCAGAGTTCCAAGGTCGTCCAGACTTAATTGTTGGTAACTACACTGATGGAAATTTGGTGGCTTTCTTGCTGGCCCGAAAGCTACAAGTTACTCAGTGTATCGTTGCCCACGCCCTGGAAAAATCCAAATACTTGTTTAGTAACCTCTACTGGCAAGAGTTAGAGGACAAGTACCACTTCTCCTTGCAATTCACGGCAGATTTGATTGCCATGAATGCGACGAATTTCGTAATTAGTAGTACCTATCAGGAGATTGTCGGGACACCGGATAGTGTCGGTCAGTATGAATCTTATAAGTGCTTCACGATGCCCGATTTATATCACGTTGTGAATGGGATTGAGCTATTCTCTCCTAAGTTCAACGTGGTACCGCCAGGGGTGAATGAGAATGTCTACTTTCCCTATACCCGCACCGAAGATCGAGTTCCTAGTGCAATCGAACGGCTGGAAGAAATGCTGTTCACTCAAGAAGACCCCGCCCATATTTTTGGCAAACTGGATGACCCGACGAAGCGCCCCCTGTTCTCCATGGCGCGTCTTGACCGGATTAAGAACATGACCGGTTTAGCGGAAATCTTTGGTAAGAGTAAGGAGTTACAAGAGCGGTGTAACCTAATTTTAGTGGCAGGGAAGTTGCGCGTTGAAGAATCTGACGACAACGAAGAAAAAGACGAAATTGTCAAGCTCTACCGGATTATCGACGAGTACAATTTACACGGTAAAATCCGCTGGTTGGGCGTGCGCCTGCCCAAGGGAGATTCCGGTGAGATTTATCGGGTGATTGCTGACCACCGAGGGATTTTTGTCCAACCTGCCTTGTTTGAAGCCTTCGGTTTGACCATTTTGGAATCAATGATTACGGGTCTGCCTACTCTGGCAACTCAGTTCGGTGGACCTTTGGAGATTATTCAAAATAAGGTAAATGGGTTTTTGATTAACCCCACTGACCATGAAGGGACGGCTGAGAAGATTCTCGATTTTGTCTCGAAGTGTGACCAGAATCCCAACTATTGGGAAGAAATTTCTAATAAGGGGATGGAGCGAGTTTATACCACTTATACCTGGAAAATCCACACGACACGGCTGTTGTCCTTGGCGCGGATTTATGGTTTCTGGAACTATACCTCTAAGGAAAACCGGGAAGATATGCTACGTTACATTGAGACATTGTTTTATCTAATTTACAAACCACGGGCGAAGCAGATTTTAGAGGAACACATGCATCGTTAA
- a CDS encoding adenylate/guanylate cyclase domain-containing protein, with product MPAWGDIKELIVPVKQGLAFLRASLSASWSADYEVWRNSFLRNRLRLTLWISLGAVFTVILLILAMAALNQRFAWPQLLIGFAVELCLLACLALLKTPLSYRYPGLIFLGFSWSIILVPQIGSSLLGNTDLNLFNGTFAFLTQATLMPVRWPLHLLSQLSAPIFYLGVNIAFNLNVDRQIYLNLPLNLYLFWFCFICDLSVFLYERLQRSEFNGRREIEVAYQKLEAERERTERLLLNILPQPIAERLKHEEQTIADQFPEATVLFADVVGFTQLASEISAAELVVLLNRLFSMFDQLAEQHRVEKIKTIGDAYMVVAGLPTPRIDHAQAIANLAIDMQHAVARFNVELNQSLSIRIGINTGPVVAGVIGIKRFIYDLWGDTVNIASRMESQGIAGVIQVSEATYECLKEHYFFQKRGIIQVKGKGEMTTYLLMGKRSPSPISSLPS from the coding sequence ATGCCAGCCTGGGGAGATATAAAAGAGCTAATCGTACCCGTCAAACAAGGACTCGCTTTCTTGAGAGCCAGTTTGTCTGCCTCTTGGTCGGCTGACTACGAAGTGTGGCGCAACAGCTTCTTGAGGAACCGCTTGCGCCTCACCTTGTGGATTTCGCTGGGTGCTGTGTTTACCGTTATCCTCCTGATTTTAGCGATGGCGGCCTTAAATCAGAGGTTTGCATGGCCCCAACTGTTGATCGGTTTCGCCGTGGAACTTTGTCTCCTAGCCTGCTTAGCGCTGCTCAAGACTCCCCTCAGTTACCGTTATCCAGGACTGATCTTTCTCGGATTCTCTTGGTCGATCATCTTAGTGCCACAAATTGGATCTTCCCTCTTAGGGAATACCGATCTGAATTTGTTTAACGGAACGTTTGCGTTTTTGACACAAGCCACACTCATGCCGGTGCGCTGGCCTCTTCACTTGCTGTCCCAGTTGAGTGCACCTATCTTTTATTTGGGTGTGAATATTGCCTTCAATTTGAACGTGGATCGACAGATTTACTTGAATCTGCCACTGAATTTGTATCTGTTCTGGTTTTGCTTTATCTGTGACCTTTCTGTATTTCTATACGAACGTCTACAACGTTCTGAGTTTAATGGTCGTCGGGAAATTGAAGTGGCTTATCAAAAACTAGAAGCCGAGCGGGAAAGAACCGAGCGATTGTTGCTCAATATCTTACCCCAACCGATTGCCGAACGATTGAAGCATGAAGAGCAAACTATTGCTGATCAGTTTCCGGAAGCAACGGTTTTGTTTGCCGATGTTGTGGGCTTTACTCAGTTAGCTTCCGAAATCTCGGCGGCTGAATTAGTGGTATTGCTCAACAGATTGTTCTCCATGTTTGACCAACTGGCTGAACAGCATCGGGTGGAAAAGATCAAAACAATTGGGGATGCCTATATGGTCGTGGCAGGTTTGCCCACCCCCCGGATCGACCATGCTCAAGCGATCGCTAATCTCGCGATTGATATGCAACATGCCGTGGCTCGTTTTAATGTCGAGCTGAACCAATCTTTGAGTATTCGGATTGGGATTAACACTGGCCCCGTTGTCGCTGGGGTGATTGGGATCAAACGCTTTATCTATGATTTGTGGGGAGACACGGTCAATATTGCCAGCCGTATGGAATCTCAAGGAATCGCTGGTGTTATCCAGGTTTCAGAAGCGACCTATGAGTGTTTAAAAGAGCATTATTTCTTTCAAAAACGAGGAATTATTCAAGTTAAAGGTAAAGGCGAGATGACCACTTATCTGCTGATGGGCAAGCGGAGTCCGTCGCCTATATCCAGTTTACCGAGTTAA